Within the Erigeron canadensis isolate Cc75 chromosome 6, C_canadensis_v1, whole genome shotgun sequence genome, the region TGGTAAGGTTTTGGCTACTTTTGGCTTGTTTTTTGGTAAACCACATGTCAAGCTACCATTGACTAAGTTCTTGCTaaaacttgccaatttgccaATCTTTTAGCACTACACCTTTGCCCCTAATTACCTACATCGAAACTTAAAACACAACTTTATTCGTAAATTGAAAAGCTTGTAAatacacatggttatcaaaacCGACCTTAAAATCTTGATGTTCTCGATTCGTATGCTACTTACTTCAcatttgtataatatattttcagaagaataaagttaaaatgactaacaaattacaaacacaaTTGGTACAAATTCATGTGTCACCATTAGAATAAGGAgagaaaaacatgaaaaaaagaaagattttattttgattggtcTATTTCATTTAACAAGTCAGTTTGTAAACTTTTGTTTGAgcctcaatacctcgacggtgtatgggggaggttaagatgtaggcagaccttacatctacctaagtagagaggctgcttccagtatctacctaaatggtagaaaaggccctccaacctttgcatgggatgaggatcgaacccataacctctgttTCCAAAGACaaaggtgtttaccactgatccaaccatacTGCTTGTATTCGATTGTAGAACAAGAACCAAATTAACTCAAATTAGCGTGCAATTTATACCCACCAACTCAACAATATGTTAAACTTGTATTCtctttattaattttaagtaaaGCAAGATcacataatatgttttttttttggttttttttaacattcgtGTCATGGGACGGCTAGCCAttacatccaattgggcagacAGTCAAGACGCTAAATTGGGAGAAAAACCTTGCTTGCTTGGATTCGAACCTTGGTCTCCCAATGCCCAAACCTCATTGCAAGATGGGGATGTCCACTGCGCTATCAAGACAGCATCAATTAGTTAGCTTTAAGTGGTTTTTAAAGTATTAAACAATTGTGAACATCTTTTAGCCACGACAATGCAACATGTATTATTTTAACTCGATCGACCATGAATGTCAAAATCTTCTATCAAATAATTTATTGTGGCAAGTCAGTTCTTAATATTTATTAGCACACACATGCGTTAATTCTACTGTtgtacaatatatatgtatctgtatCTCTTATGATTATGACCAAAAATCATAGTGACGAAGTCATAATTCTTTAAAGTAATGTAACTTAATTACTTTATGAGAAGGAATCCCATTGAAGGTTTTTGTGGTTGACTTATTCTTAAACTTAAATTAATGTTTAAGCGCGCATCGCAGTTCAACGAGGCTGCTatcaactttttataataaaaagtagtCGTGCAATATGTTAATGTAATTATGTAACAGTGCAACGTTGAAGACTTGAAGGAAGACgacaaaacatttttataaatatcgTCATATCGAAGTGCACAAGAATAAATTAACGTAGTATGTATCGCTTAAAAATGTGATATatcatttgaataaaaataaaaaagtttaacgCACAAATTTGTGATGTTTAGCTCATCACAAATTAATTATATGAAGCATAAATATTTGTGTAAGTGGTAACTCGATCCATATATTGAAACCTACAATACTCCACACCCAATAAAAGCAAAACAGAACAAAGTATTCAAAAAAAGCATCATGAATAATGACCCCAAATACAGGCCCGCCGTCTATACACCAACGTCGGCCTTCCACACCACAACGACGCAGCAAGCTCTAATACAGtttacaccaccaccacccgggGTGGTTGGGCCTTGAAGTTGTCCACCTCATTATATATAGACACTCTTATATGACATAAACTTTGGTACATACAAATACaatatacaatttaaaaatcgAAGTCAGGTAATAATTACAAATGTGACTAAATCAAACACATTTTGATCACTTGCTTATATGAGTGGTGAACTTTGAATCCAATTTCAATTCTATCCGTCCAATCTAATATCCAATACTGAATGAGACAACGGCCGGGTCATATTTGCAAGCCGGTCTGGCAGAGGTGAATTTCGGCAAACAGGACAAGTAGGATGAACCCGTAACCATGTGTCTATACACTTACGATGAAACAAGTGATCACATTTTGGCAATAACCGAACAACATCAACTGAAGGCTTATAATCCGCCAAACAAATAGAGCAATTACCCGACCCATGGGTATTATTGGTGTCATCATCATGACTACTACTATTATGAGGCATCATCATCATATCGTCCGAGTAAACATAGGATGGGAAAGTCATTAGAACATCCTCGTCAAGCCCGTCTGAGAGTCTCATAGGTTGTTGGTCTTCATGATCATCTTCAGGATCAGCTGGTGGCAATCCAAACCTTATGTTGCGCCGGCACTTGTAAGAAACGTAAAATACGATTATAATGAGGACAATAAGGGCAACAGAGACACCGAGGACGTAGATGATGCTTCCTTGTGTTTTTCCGGGGTCGCTGTATGAATCTCCGGAGTCTGTTGGGTTATTGCTCATATTGTGTTAATTAGCACCTGGGTTTATTGTAGCATATATATATGCCAAcacaaatgaatatatatacggagtatatggTATACAATTGATAGTacatcatatatacataaatggCAAATTGCATAGAATGACGATTCATGGGTACAAATGGATAAATGGCAAATTGCATAGAATGACGATTCATTTAAGTATAATTAATTGATTGTTGTTTAAGTCTTTGTGTTTTTGCCTATATAGTTTATGGAAAATGCATTTGACATGctctataaataattaataaatgggGATAACATATGTGTTTCCAAAAGTATATATCATACATGTTTTTTCtctcataaatcatttaaaaaatattaaatataagcTATGTGATTGAAATcaatgtttaaatttttaaaaaattgtgagAAGGAAACATGTATGATACATGCTACTAGAATCATATTCATTTTTcccttaataaatatatatataaagcccTTTAATATTGAGTGATTAGCCAGCTTAATTATTGATTGATTCCATTGTAAGTATGACGTTTTTAGGATGACGACTATATATGTTGACATATCACATACGTATGTATGATGTTCGCGTTGTATTCTATTAAATATTTACGaactatattagtatatatttttctaacgGTAAATCCGAACTGATCTTATATTCAAGAGATCAAAACCTCTACCAAATACCACACGTCCACACACCTAAGTGATTGATGGCAAGTGACAATTTTTAATATGCAAGATCGCT harbors:
- the LOC122604831 gene encoding RING-H2 finger protein ATL70-like, with product MSNNPTDSGDSYSDPGKTQGSIIYVLGVSVALIVLIIIVFYVSYKCRRNIRFGLPPADPEDDHEDQQPMRLSDGLDEDVLMTFPSYVYSDDMMMMPHNSSSHDDDTNNTHGSGNCSICLADYKPSVDVVRLLPKCDHLFHRKCIDTWLRVHPTCPVCRNSPLPDRLANMTRPLSHSVLDIRLDG